One Triticum dicoccoides isolate Atlit2015 ecotype Zavitan chromosome 4B, WEW_v2.0, whole genome shotgun sequence genomic window carries:
- the LOC119291102 gene encoding AP-3 complex subunit sigma-like yields MIQAVMVISTLGKPRLLKFYSFQDPEKHQELVRGVFQLLSARPEGVSNFVEADAIFGPGTRLVYKHLATLYFVFVFDSSENELAMLDLVQVFVETLNRCFKNVCELDIVFNFNKLHTVLDEMILGGQVIETSSEQIMKFVEEIARLEKQSSTTSLIPKSISERFSR; encoded by the exons ATGATCCAGGCGGTGATGGTTATCAGCACTCTGGGCAAGCCCCGCCTCCTCAAGTTCTACAGTTTCCAG GACCCGGAGAAGCACCAGGAGCTGGTCCGCGGCGTCTTCCAGT TGTTATCTGCGAGGCCGGAGGGTGTGAGCAATTTCGTCGAGGCCGATGCAATCTTTGGACCG GGAACGAGACTGGTCTACAAGCATTTGGCGACACTATACTTCGTCTTTGTCTTTGATAGCTCTGAGAATGAGCTTGCCATGCTCGACCTCGTACAAG TTTTTGTTGAAACATTGAATAGGTGCTTCAAGAATGTATGTGAGCTTGACATTGTATTTAACTTCAACAAG CTTCACACAGTTTTGGACGAAATGATACTGGGAGGACAAGTGATTGAAACAAGTTCAGAGCAAATAATGAAATTTGTAGAAGAGATTGCGAG GTTAGAGAAACAATCAAGCACAACTAGCCTCATACCAAAGTCGATATCGGAGCGTTTCAGccgttaa